The Gossypium arboreum isolate Shixiya-1 chromosome 4, ASM2569848v2, whole genome shotgun sequence DNA segment AAGATCAATCTAGTCTTTgtattattaaaaagaatcaattaAGGCCAAATTTCAACAGAGTTCATATTTACTATTTAAAAAATGTCATTTTCAATTCAACCAAGCTTTTAATGGCAAATGAAATATTCTTTTTAGAGTAGAACTGTAAATGAAAAAATTACTTTCtcttatatacatacattttattgcatcattttcattttcatatttatatttgttttaattattatcgtATTTAATTTATTATGGACAATAACATATTATATCATCCCAAAAAAGCTCAAGCTCGGGATGATAACATCATCAATTGTTCAATCACCAAAAACTTCAATTCCAACCTAAGTTTGCAATATGCTTGTTGCTCATATATTTTGGAATCCATTACATGACACTCAATATTACaaatttcttgaaaaaaaaaattaaggatgTATTCATGGATAAGTCGGGTTTTGAGTGGACCTTGGCATGttattaaaacattttattatTGTTCGAGTTTGATTAGAATTTCAAGCAcgcttatattatttttaatttgatatttaatagtttcatttttttatttattaaaaatttgtatatagttatcttaaaatttttaatgtttacattatagatttaatttttatatattataaattacataatatatatatatatatatcattctttaATCAATAAATATTAATTCTGTTGCATTTTAGCCTTATTAATATAGGAATTCATATTAATAGTAGAGAGACTAATTTGATTCAATCCCAATAATAGAAGGCTTTTGTAGGTACTTTCACCCAAGAACTTCTATGCTTAAAAAAAATATTGTTACCCAGGGAGAGAAGAAGAATACCCGTTCAAGTGATTGTTGATAGCAGTTAGGTCTTTCGAAGGGCTCTGATAGGCACGAGTACTCTCTCCAACACAAGCATAGTAGCTTCTTGAGCTATGCGAGATTAGAGCATCCATCTGTAAATGAAAACAAGATCTAATTAATAAACGGCGGCACATACTTCTTTCCTATGGAACCAACTATATTACTCAAGActcttaggtttttttttttttttgtatgtacCATGTTCAGACACCAGTCTCATATATCTATACACATGTTTATCAAACCATGTACAAGGATATAGCCTAAAAAAGCCTTCCAGATACATGAAAAAACTAGAAAATTCTGAACATACCCATCCCAGAAACATTCCCATATCACACACTCAAACCTGAGAGCCCGAGTAACATAGGATTCAAATGCCAAAAGCTAAAAATAGAATAATTTTCTATCATACCTTGTTCAGTCAATCAAGAGTCATAACCCGAGATTCAACTTTTTCTACAAGATTCATAGAAATTAATATTGGAACTTTTATAGGATCTTTTTCTTTTATTGGTCTTTTACAAGTGCTGCATCTTGGACAAAGTGCAGTTCTAAGCAATCAACTAAACTTTTTCCTGTTTGCTCTAGAAGGCTGGTCAAATCTTAAATGTACGAGTCCGATTTTCTACTAAATGTAAAATTGGCGACTCAAAGTCAACTCAATGGAGagaccaaaaaaagaaaaaaagatttaaGTACCTTGGATGTCCGCAACGGAGACACATATACGTTATGTGTTGCAGATACTTTCTTTGGGGACATATCAGGGAGACTTGGAAAAGGAGAAACTTTAGGAGATCCGGGGCATGTACCTAATTAGGCAAAATGAAGATAGAACAAGTACAATTAGATAGCCTGCAGATGCAGCAAGAACAGAATATAAAACTGAAACCTGGGTACAATAATGGTCTAAATGAAACATTTACCATCATTACTATTGTTGGCTTCAGCAACTCTACTTGTTCTTGTGGTTGTTCCAGCAGAACCAAGTTCTCCCAGCAAAGGCTTTATGGAAGGAACGAATATTTCGTTGTAgaatgcaatgatatcaacaTTGTCCTGCCCAGTTCTCTGTTTACATATCattaaaatggttaaaatttCCTTGAAAAGGAGGGAGAAAAGAAACTGGAGATAAGATATTGTACCCCATTTCTTCGTGCAGATGACCTGTCAACAAATACACTTTGGAAAACCTGTGGCTTACATTGTGGTTGCTTCCTATAGTTGCAAATAATTTCTTTGAAAGTCAGGCGCAACTGAGATATCTGCAAGTCATTCCTTCAGGAAGTAAGAGGAAATAGTGCAGATAAATTTAACTGCGGCTAAAATGATCTCATAAGAAGCGCAGACCTTCGCGACTACATAGAAACAACAAAGGATGATCTGGTCAATATGACGGTTAAAGAACAAAGAAGTCCTCTGGTTAAGTATTTTTTGGAAAAGAGAATACACACTCTCCCTTATCTGTTGAGACAGTTGTAGCCTCTCAACCATACCATTAATCCGGACAGCAGCCAACTTATTAATCTGGGcggtgcaaaaaaaaaaaaaaaagcaaaatgtAAGACATGTAGTAGATGATAACCACTGAATTTAAATCAAATTCAATAGTAAGTACTTGTGGGCAATTTGCCACAAGAAAATTATATCGCAGTAGATTTACATTTTACAATCAAGTACTAGGAGGTTAAATTTTTGAACCAGTTAAAAGTGTATTAAGGTACACCATAGTTTCATAAAAAGAGTCTAATTCATCTCATGTTTTGATACCTtgctaaaaaatatatttattcctGTTTCCGCACATGTTTCTCCTCCACCACCAGGGTTAGGACGTGTCGGACTACAAAAAGAGTACCCAAAAAGAAAATGCAGTTAGCCAGTGCATTTAGTACAGGTCTCTACTTCCCTAGAACTTGTACCCTACAATACCTGGCAAATGCAGATTGCAAAGGAGCCTTCTTAAGGTTGCTTAATGCTAATAGACGATCCTTCACTGGTGATGTAAAAGCATTCCGTTCAACCAACACACTCCTCAACTCCGTGCAAGGTCTCATGGGAGACCTGACATCCCCATTTTGTCCTGACAAAAGTAACATGACAATGTAAATTAAGTTCAGGATAGAATACATTGTGAGAAAGAACCATAATAAAATCCGGTAACACAAGTTACTGCATTAAACAAGAAAATTGGCATACTGATCACAGTTTCACCATATCTGAAAATATAACTgctaaaattaagctaacaaTGTTGCATACCTAAGATTGAGCTACCAGCATTCCCCGTTGATGTTTCATGCTTCTGCAAAGAAGGCACCGGAGGTGTTCCTCCAGAAAAGTTTATATGTGTCGCAATTGCATCCAAAGGTGGCATTGGTTCTGCCAATAAGCCAAGACGATTTATTTCAGCAGATAGGGCAGGTTTTGCAACTATCAAAGAATTGTACATTGAGGAACCTTTAACCCACACCATGCTCTCCAAAAGCCTCTCTTCCAGAGAATTTAGATGCCGCCTCAGTTCCCTTGGTAGAGACTCCTCATGTCTAATAAAACTCTCTATCACCTTGCTCAAATCAAAGGCTGTAATACCAGTTCTGTCCAGAACTGTAGGAAACAACATTGTGGCAGTCTTATGTGTTGCCAGCACTAGTTCAGCAGAACAAGCAAGCATACATCTATGAAACCTCTCATTAGTTAATAAAGAGGTCAAATTAGGTGCATGTAATATTTGGGCCTCTGCAGTACAC contains these protein-coding regions:
- the LOC108460537 gene encoding retinoblastoma-related protein-like isoform X3; the protein is MTSDANIEKQQNPTSPPDYVSECHRFGWLLFLALRVHAFSRFKDLVTCANGFVSILAILIIHVPLSFRNFKINDSPHFVKKGDKGVVDLLASLCNMYDASEDDLRKTMEMANKLIEDILKKKPCPAAECKTETLENIDTDSLIYFEGLMEEQSLSSSLKILEKDYDDAICNKGDLDERVFVNDEDSLLGLGSLSAGVMNVTGIKRKRDSVASPSRSISSPLSPQRPSASHANGVLGPPNVKMAATPVSTAMTTAKWLRSVICPLPSKPSAELQHFLSSCDKDVTNDVICRVHIILEAIFPRNQECSVTGSLQSVNLMDNIWMEQRRLEALKLYYRVLEAMCTAEAQILHAPNLTSLLTNERFHRCMLACSAELVLATHKTATMLFPTVLDRTGITAFDLSKVIESFIRHEESLPRELRRHLNSLEERLLESMVWVKGSSMYNSLIVAKPALSAEINRLGLLAEPMPPLDAIATHINFSGGTPPVPSLQKHETSTGNAGSSILGQNGDVRSPMRPCTELRSVLVERNAFTSPVKDRLLALSNLKKAPLQSAFASPTRPNPGGGGETCAETGINIFFSKINKLAAVRINGMVERLQLSQQIRESVYSLFQKILNQRTSLFFNRHIDQIILCCFYVVAKISQLRLTFKEIICNYRKQPQCKPQVFQSVFVDRSSARRNGRTGQDNVDIIAFYNEIFVPSIKPLLGELGSAGTTTRTSRVAEANNSNDGTCPGSPKVSPFPSLPDMSPKKVSATHNVYVSPLRTSKMDALISHSSRSYYACVGESTRAYQSPSKDLTAINNHLNGGRKIRGALNFDDVDVGLVSDSMVANSLYLQNGSCASSSGAPLKSEQPES
- the LOC108460537 gene encoding retinoblastoma-related protein-like isoform X2, which encodes MVKIGRLDLRSYKRAFWELFMTSDANIEKQQNPTSPPDYVSECHRFGWLLFLALRVHAFSRFKDLVTCANGFVSILAILIIHVPLSFRNFKINDSPHFVKKGDKGVVDLLASLCNMYDASEDDLRKTMEMANKLIEDILKKKPCPAAECKTETLENIDTDSLIYFEGLMEEQSLSSSLKILEKDYDDAICNKGDLDERVFVNDEDSLLGLGSLSAGVMNVTGIKRKRDSVASPSRSISSPLSPQRPSASHANGVLGPPNVKMAATPVSTAMTTAKWLRSVICPLPSKPSAELQHFLSSCDKDVTNDVICRVHIILEAIFPRNQECSVTGSLQSVNLMDNIWMEQRRLEALKLYYRVLEAMCTAEAQILHAPNLTSLLTNERFHRCMLACSAELVLATHKTATMLFPTVLDRTGITAFDLSKVIESFIRHEESLPRELRRHLNSLEERLLESMVWVKGSSMYNSLIVAKPALSAEINRLGLLAEPMPPLDAIATHINFSGGTPPVPSLQKHETSTGNAGSSILGQNGDVRSPMRPCTELRSVLVERNAFTSPVKDRLLALSNLKKAPLQSAFASPTRPNPGGGGETCAETGINIFFSKINKLAAVRINGMVERLQLSQQIRESVYSLFQKILNQRTSLFFNRHIDQIILCCFYVVAKISQLRLTFKEIICNYRKQPQCKPQVFQSVFVDRSSARRNGRTGQDNVDIIAFYNEIFVPSIKPLLGELGSAGTTTRTSRVAEANNSNDGTCPGSPKVSPFPSLPDMSPKKVSATHNVYVSPLRTSKMDALISHSSRSYYACVGESTRAYQSPSKDLTAINNHLNGGRKIRGALNFDDVDVGLVSDSMVANSLYLQNGSCASSSGAPLKSEQPES